Within the Salvia hispanica cultivar TCC Black 2014 chromosome 4, UniMelb_Shisp_WGS_1.0, whole genome shotgun sequence genome, the region attagATTATTTTACGTGTCTCTATTACTGATTATTCAGTGAAACATATAACTTGAACACATTAAGAATAAGAATATAAGATATATACGTCATTGATCACCGCAATTTTCTGACTCAAAATATTGACATCACCCATGAATGTTTCTCCAAAAAAATACTTGTATTTGTGAATGCTAATTTTGGCCCTTGAACTTAGCCTACTTGTGCTGACTAATTTAGTAGACAAATTATTCATCATTGTATTCACTTTATTTACACGACCAAAAAACCATTATATTTGGTCTGATTAACCCAtaactttcaaaaatttcCGATATCATAACttcccaattttttcaatcgtCCCATAGTGAATTCATTCATCATCCTACTTGTTTGAATTTATTGACATCACGATGCATATCGTACATAGGTAAAAATAAAGACCTAGATATATTTTCCTGTCTGTCATATCAAACTTAAACTTTTCATGAATCTAattaggggtggcaaatcgtgcgtgttgtgtcgttatcgtgtcgacacgataacgacacgacacgataacaacaaacacgaacacgacccgttaagaaaactccaaacacgaacacgaacacgacccgctaccctcagacacgaatACGACACaaacccattaacgacacgaaccacttcgggtcaacacgacacctAAACCcgataacaacacatatacgacacaacacgataacaacactataataataatattataatatattaatattatttctaatatgaaaattttaattttaattttaaatttttaaatttttaaaattttaaaataaataaaaataaaattaatattatatatacttaacgtgtaacacgacacgaacacgacacgaaataatattatagtatacttaacgtgtaacacgaacacgacacgaaatattcgtgtccttatcgtgtcgacacgataaggacacgaacccaataagctttGATACAtaccattaatttcgtgcgggttcgtgtcgtgttatcgtgtagtgccaaaaattgtcagccctaaaTCTAATATCATagacaattgaaaaaattgcgaagttattatattaaaatgtcattGGTTATGAAGTTGTCTCACCCTTCAAGGTGCCTATAAATCCGTACAAAGAACAGTCACTAGATCGGTCGTCGGAAAAAAATATCTCTTGCATAGTCCACGTAAGACAAGAGGGTAGGTCCACGTCATCAAACGAATGGATTTGGAGGTTCAAAACCCCACCTCACACCAAATTCCTTTCTTGACTTTGCAActacacattttatttttcatttctatgagtgtatatatatacatacatatatgaggagcatttgtaatttatataaaaagtgagtttGCTCCGTCACCggaaaaacagaaacatgAGCTGTTTAAGCAGCGTGGAGGCGAAGCTGCCGCCGGGATTCCGGTTCCACCCGAAAGATGAAGAGCTCATCTGCGATTATCTCCTCAACTGGATCACCGGCTGCCCCCACCCTCTTCCTCTCCTGCTTCAAGTTGACCTCAACAGCTGCGAGCCTTGGGATATTCcaggtctctctctctcttaattatttattgaatttacaACTGGTTTTTCACCATATATATTTGGTTCTTGCTAAAGGAATAGTAATTGTTTTGATGCTTATctctcaaaaaataaaaacaaaaattagccTTTAATCCAAGAACGTGCATGTGTGCGAGGAAGGAAGAAATTGTTAAATATTACTCTCATTGTCTACTATTAATTGGTCTACTCTGACACAGttcgggttttaagaattgtaatatGAAGTCGATGAAAAAAGCTGATATACAGAATGCAagttctacttttataaatGAGTAAGTAGAGCGTGTggtctattaaaaaaaatagtactccatctgttGGTGacggcacatgttttaagtatataattagtaaaatttaaaagatataaaaacaaaatataattgaagtattattagtgaaaaataagatttatcttagaaaatatttatcaaatactattaaagaagaattaattttatgggacattaaaataaattttttttatgagatgggAGATATAGTTTTTAATAGACTTAAAAGGAATTATGAGATAATTATTGGTGGAGGAATGCATTAGGAAAGAATCTTGTGAATGGATAAACCCCGAAGTGCGTGTAGACAAGGTAATTGAGTTTgaaaaatggaatatataCTTACCAATCATCCCACAAAAATTCTCAATCAATTACCTTTTTGAAGAAATCGACACTTTTGGTCTTGTCATAAGCTTAAGATGGAGACAGCTATTAATTTCAGATAATTTGTTCAAACTCATATAACCATACGCGTGGACACCTTCAAATCTCAACCACAATCTCACTTCAAATTAGACACCTACAATATTTCTCTATTAGCAATAGTGGTTGGCAAAAATTAGAGCTCCATAATAATTATTCATGTCCCATTTCACACTTGCGTCACCTTCTTTATCTTATACACTTGGCTATGCAAAATTACATAGTTGAGACATTGACACTTTgccaatatataataattcaattgGCCTTATGGGGACATCCCTCATCACCAAAATAGGGACTCGTTTGGCACCCATAGCAGCCACACCACGTGTCGCCAGCCAACTTGTCACATCACTGGCCGGCTGTTCAGTGGTCTGGACATATTGCCACGTGGTGTGTCCAGTCAATTACAATTacagaaaaagagagaaattacttgtatatataattgtgatTGGCTGGACACACCATGTGACAATATGTCCTGACCCATTGAACTTTTATTCCTAAACCTCCTTCTAagctaaaaaattatttttaattcatataaTATCATCGAATTTTTGGTATGAGTCATTGTGCAAAATTCCTTATTATCacaacaaattatatataggaaaattattattgtatcgaaaattagaattcaaaaaaatttctgCTTCCGTTCCTGCTAGAACATCATTTCTCCATCGATTGCGATTGGTCCATAGATGTGGGGAGTTCTACACTATGTGATGTTGGtttatacttaaatatatatacatggtgatttaaataaaatttgtgattgtCTTATTAGAGTATGCATGTGTGGGAGGCAAGGAGTGGTATTTTTACAGCCAAAGGGACCGGAAATATGCAACCGGGCTTCGGACAAATCGGGCCACAGTATCGGGCTATTGGAAGGCCACGGGCAAGGACCGGGCCATAATCCACAAGGGAGTCCTAGTCGGCATGCGAAAGACGCTGGTATTTTATCAGGGCCGGGCCCCCAGAGGCCAAAAGACCGAGTGGGTCATGCACGAGTTTCGCCTCGAAGGAGCCCACGGGCCCGGCCCGAAATCGGTCTCCCCCTTTAAGGTAGCATACCtatctaataatttattatgtcGTTAATCACGATCTAATCCCTTGACTAATCACAATCAAGTTGATCATTTATATTCGACATGATCTTCAACTTGTTAATAGTATTATGGAAGTCATTAAATTACAGgctgttttcattttaaaaagaCTTCTCCGAATATCCCAATTATTCTAATCCAAATTTCGTTGCCTTGTGCATAAAGAATTCAATGAATCACGACAATTAGTTATTTGGCTTTATACTAATTTAATCCTACCCATATAATACCCTTTTGTCGTTTTCTGCTTTCCGCTCACCAGAAAGTAGGTGTAATACAGTTCTCTTGATAATGAAATACACAAGCAAATTGctgaaaaattatcaaatttggttaaattctGACCAATccaaaacttttaaaattgacaattgTATATAATTctgacaatttttttcaattgtcctattataaaaaattcggcgacttatataatttattttttatgtaggAGTATAATACTTTCTCCATCCTCCGTTAATAGTCCCATTTGctactaggagtagtattttttccATCCGTGAATAATTgtactatttgtttttttattacttttgataatgaatttcatatatcattcaaaatttcttaaaaactagtaatctataaaaataagattcatTTTTTGCTAACCTTTTTTATTCCGGTACATTtacatatatagtaactttttcttctttcttactttactctctcttactttattctctctactttattcactttttactttattctctctacttttttctctttcttacttttttatctatttatttaacacactcaacattcatttcttaaactccgtgccgaaaagttccgcctcaactatgagggaaaaACTAGTaatctataaaaataagattcatTTTTTGCTAACCTTTTTTATTCCGGTTtacattacatttcttaatatcAGAGTAGTCAGAGTGAGTCTTTTATTAgcggatgaagggagtatgtCTTTAGTGCCCTCTTGTAGAAAAGTTACCTACATGTATGATGCTAGACTTATCGACTATTTCTAAAAGTTATGAAAttgactaaaaattataaatcagtGATTTTTCTCACTCgttatccatttatttattactctattCATCCACGACcaatagttatattttattttattttaatctatcCATAACCCTAAACAGGATTGGGTTCTATGCCGAGTGTTCTTCAAGAGCAGATCAGAAACCCCAGCCAGATCAGAGGAAGCCCCCGGGAGCAGCCGCTTCGACGTCGTCGCCACACCATCATCCCCGCCACTGCCGCCCCTAACGGACCCCTTCTTCCCATTCGACGCCGCGGATCAGTATAATCACGAGCTGCAGGTGCCCTGCTTCTCCATTTTAAACAACAACCAAACGGACCCTAATTTCTCGATCCTCGGCCACATGGACCCGCCCCCGGTCCATGACCCGTCTCCCTGCGACAAGACGATGATCAAAGCCGTCTTGAATCATCTcaccaaaatggaaagtgagatCGATGATCGGACGAGCATGCAAGGCGGCTCCCCGAGCTTCGAGGCCGACAGCTATCTGTCGGAGGTGGTGTGGAATAATAGCTACTCGTGATGTTGCAATTCTTGGAAACATGTGATTGTTTTTTGGGAATTTTCATCAAGATTGGAGTTTTGAAGCCAAGAAATTAAGATTAATGTTGTTAATGCTATTGGTTTAGATTAGATATAGGTTTGTATCAATGTACATGAAATGTTTGGTATGTGCAATTGGATACTTGtaagaaagaatatatttactAAGTGATGTTAATTAGAACTGTATATGcttctaattttaatattttctcaatttcctcGTGAAAAAATGATCTGATTTCCTATTTGGCTACGTcgatttataaaaaatgatctcaataaaaatcacaaattaataaaattcataaatctaAGCAAACTATTTATAGAATCCCGATAGTTCATAATTGGATCATGATTAATAATCTTGTTTTACCATATCATACTTaaacttacattttttatttatttattcatttgaaACCCACTCTGCCCCATGTTTCATTAAATACATGACATACATGGTAAATATACAACCTTTTTAAATTAGGCAGTTGCTGGTGAGTTTacatattgaaataatttaattggtaCTAAATTAGAATTGGGTTAATTGGCTGTCCATTTTCTtaagtaatagtagtatatagaTAATAGATTACCTTCCAAGTCAATGAAATTCAATTGGTTGATTCATCTACTTGACTTTGTAGACTTAATcaagaatataaaatgatgtatTGTTATCTGGAATTAATACATGGTTTACTAGcaactagtactataaaatagttgtactagtattaattagtttgtttACATTCATAAATTTAGCAGTTGGGTGGCTATATATGTGTACattgtcatttaataataaaataatgtagtaataaaaaatcagctggtgatatatatattcacaATTAATCAACTAATTAGAGCACAATTATTGATTAcaaatcatattttacttcacattttatcgaaataatatttaaataattcactAATAACTCTCTTCCCATTCATAGTTCTAATAAGAGCGTCGacagaaaaagataaaatcacTAATCACTAATAGTCATAACGAAGACGACATGTGTGTCAAACAAAGCAACTTTACCACTACCAAAAACATTGGAGATAAATCGACCTTTGAAAACATCATGTCATGACCCCTTGCAATAATtaatagtgaaaaaaataattaaaaaaattgaggtGGGCATTTTTAAAGTTGAATGTCAAAGAAGATGAAATCATATGAAGTGGAATTGCGTGGTGAGATTATACACATTGCCAAACACTAGACAACAAACAAATTTAGAGGGCTGCGTTAGTGTtccaaataagaataatttgaCTATCACTTTCACCCATCTAACTAAATAGGTAAGAAGACAATTATGTCAAAGGAAATAACTTTAAAGCAAATGTAGAACAAAGATCTTACACCAGTCCACAACTCCcccttttaaattttggaataatGTGCATCCAAGTACCAATGGGTGGTTAGGATCAACTGGAAATATAAATCACTAAAAATCCCTCTAAAAAAGATCTCGATAAAAATCGTGATGTATTACATGTGTgatctatattttattattgcaatACTATGAGCTAGTGATCTGCGTTTTATGACTGGATATGCGACACCCAATAATTGTTTTGAGTATATGAAAGGAGTTTCTTATTCTGTATAAAGATGCGGTTAGACTACCTTTGATGGACGAGGACTGTCGAATTATTCTCAGCAATTCgcttatattttttatttctcgtTACGATAAAAAAAGACACTTTTAATGCAAATAAGGACGCTAATTTGTGTTTCAAAATATATCACCAATGCTTCAAAAGAACCTCCTTATTGTTGCtatcccaactaaaattagaggacgCAAATGGAAGCgtactaaaaaaaacaaaagattaagCTAATTTGTCCTTAATTTAagtacgttttttttttcgtcctaaattgttactattattttttaaaactttccaACACAAGCgattgataaaatttttatagtatttatactgatttaaaatagaatacttCGTTGTTAAATAAATCGATACATACAATGATAAAAACATCATCACTAATGTTAATAAGAAGTAAAAaaccaatattattttagacTTTTTAGTAGTAACGGTTCTACcaagaaattagaaaatactccataaaatataagGAATGGCTGTAGTTAAAGTAGAAATggataacaattaaaaacaataaaccTCAATAGATATATTGTTGTTTCTTATCTAAGGTAGATAGAACTTCCATAATCCATAACATGATCAGATTCTTGTTGCTAGTGTGAATACATGAATCACGTCAAAGTCACTTTGAGCTTCCATTATTTTTGACAGATTATAactatttgtattttttattagtctAGATTTAATATCAAaaccattttaaaaaaaagttattggcCTCAATTCACCCACCGGTTTGTGATGAATTTACTTTCTCaaaattataagttataaccATTCATATTTAAAACGGTAGATAGCTGAATCTTGCACAAATTTCATTATTcagtaataaaaattttgaaaattgaaatgatatCATCATTATTTAGTGCAAAATTAAAACCTTCACATTTTTATCCATCGCCGAAAATTAACACGTCATActctataaaatttattttctgcaAAGATTGCACAGCCCGCTACAGCCCATTGGGCCTCCCCATAAACTCCTCAGGTGGCCcatgataaataataataataataataataataataataataataataataataataataataataaatgacacatatttgttgatttcacttccatttaattttttgggttGTGTATTGGATTGGATTGTGCTGGAATATTTTGGGTCATGCCATATTACAGTGTTcttatcataattttgttgaaatgattttgaattttgggcCAGCGTAGTATACTGGGCTTGGATCTCCTGCTGTGGAAGAATCACGGCAGGGGATGTTGTTCCTCAcatctcaattttttaaattttttgttttttctttaagtattactccctccgttccatagtaattgaggcgtttcttttcggcacggagattaagaaaaattatgttaggtgagttaagtaaagggagagagtaaagtgaaaaatgaaaaaggtagagagatgaagaaagaataaagtaagagagagtaaagtatgtgtggaaaaatatgtacttttactaaaaagagaaatgactatattactatggaacgtaccaaaatgacaaaatgactctattactatgga harbors:
- the LOC125219908 gene encoding NAC domain-containing protein 21/22-like, translated to MSCLSSVEAKLPPGFRFHPKDEELICDYLLNWITGCPHPLPLLLQVDLNSCEPWDIPEYACVGGKEWYFYSQRDRKYATGLRTNRATVSGYWKATGKDRAIIHKGVLVGMRKTLVFYQGRAPRGQKTEWVMHEFRLEGAHGPGPKSVSPFKDWVLCRVFFKSRSETPARSEEAPGSSRFDVVATPSSPPLPPLTDPFFPFDAADQYNHELQVPCFSILNNNQTDPNFSILGHMDPPPVHDPSPCDKTMIKAVLNHLTKMESEIDDRTSMQGGSPSFEADSYLSEVVWNNSYS